GTGGGCGCTTCGGCGGCCATTTCCAAGCGCAACAGGGCTTCGGCCGTGGTTTTTTCATCGGCCTTGGGGGCAGCAGAAATACTTTGCGACCAGGCGGTGCGGGTGGCGGCGTTGACGCTGCTACCCAGGGCCTGGGCGGTAGGCAACTGCTCGACATCGCGCTTTTCCCAGGCGGTCAGCAGGTCGGTGAGGACCTCGCCGTGGGCCTGGGCGGCCAGCTTCTTCAGGGCGTGCTGGGCGTTTTCCAGGGCATCGCGCTGGGCGCGGAAGGCCGCGTCACCCAGGCGGGGGCCGCGGTCTTCGAACGCGGGGCGGTCGCCAAAGCGGCCACCGTCACGGGATGGACGGTCACCGCGCTCGCTGCGGATCGGTTCGAACTTGTTGTCGCCAGGGCGTGGCGCACCGCGTGGGCCGTCCTTGCGGTCACCAAATTTGCCGCCACGGCCTGCGGCGGCGGCGGGCTCGGCTTTCTTCATGCCGGGGCGGTCGTCGCCGCGCATGGCCACCACCGGCTTGCGCACGGGCTTGGGCGGTTCGACCGGAGCGGCTTCGGCAGCGGGTTCGGCATATGCTACGGTTTCTGTAGCTTCCTGCGCTGATTCTGCGGGCGCTGGAGCCTGATTTTCTTCAGAAACTTCCGACACCGGCGCAGCAGCCTGGGCTTCGGCCTGCACGGCGGATTCGGCCACGGCTTCGGCTTTCTCGGCTTGCACCGCAGCCTGCGCCAGGGCCTGGCCACGCAGCGCGGCTTCCAGACCGGCCACGGCCGTGCGGATCTTTTGGGCATCGCCGGTGGCGTTGGCGGCATCCAGGGCCTTGGCGGCGTCCAGCACCATGCGGTCGCGGTCGCTCAGGGCCGAGGCGGATTTTTCGCGCTCTTCGGTCTTGCGGTTGAAGGCATCGTCCAGCGGCTTGCGGAACGCGTCCCACAGCTTTTGCTCGAACTTGCGGTCCATGGGCACGCCCTGGGCCTCGGCCTGCCAGCGCTGCTGCAGGGCCTTGACGGCGTCGATGCGCAGCACCGGGGCGGCACCCAGTACCTTGGCTTCTTCGATCATGGCGTGGCGGCGTTCAACGCTGGCCTTTTGCAAGTTCTCGAGTGGCGCGGCGGCCTGGCCGATGGCCTCTTTCCACAGCGGCTGCATTTCGGCAAAGGCTTTTTCGCCCAGGTGGCCGGCATCGCGCCAGCGGTCGCCAAACTGGTGCAGGATGCGGGAGAAGCCCTTCCAGTCACCGTCTTTGGCCGTCACGTTCTCGGCGGCCCAGGCCTTGACTTCTTCGATCAGGGCCAGGCGCTGGGCTTTATGGGCCACGGCATCGGTCTTGACCTTGTCGAGCCAGGCTTCCACGACCTTGTAGGCTTCGTTGCAGGCTTCGTCGAAGCGCTTCCACAGCGCGTGGTTGGGCACGCCGCCTTGGTCGGTTTGCTTCCACTGCTCGCGCATTTGGCGCAGCGTGTCTTGCATCTTGCGTCCGCCCAGGGCGTGGCCTTCGGGGCGTTTCAACAAGCCCTCAGCCTTGATCAGCAGTTCTTCGCGCAGTTGGTCGGCGCGCCAGCGCTGCCAGCCCTCTAACTCACCGGCGGCGGCCAGGGCGGCCTGGGCGGCATTGCCCAGCTTGTCGTCGACCAGGCGGCTGTGTTCTTTCAGGGCGTTGCGCAGGGCGGCGGCGGCACCGGCGCTGGCTTTGCCATGGCCTTCGGCCACTTCTTGCTCGACCTTGGTCAGTGCGGCTTGCACGGCCAGGTTGGCGGCCTCGCGCAGGGCCGGGTCTACCGGCGCCTTGGGGGCGCGGGCGGGCTTGTCAGATTTGGCGGCTTCCAGCGGGATGCCACGGGCCACGCGGACCTCGTCGGCCCACACGTTCACCGGGGGCAGCGGCGCGGCGGCATCGGCATCGGCGGCCACGGCCAGGGCCAGGGCGCTTTGGAAGGCTTCCCACACCACCAGCAACTGGCCGCGCGAGGCGTCCAGCATGGTGGGGTACTTGCCGTCCACGCTGCTCCAGTTGGTATCGGCGGCCAGGGCGGTGGCCTGGTCTTGCCAATGTTGTACGTCGTTGCGCAGCACTTCCAGGGCGGTCTGGGCATCGCGCCAGGGCTTGGTGGACAGCACTTCGATGCGCTGGGCCAGCAGCACGGCGGCTTCGCGCTGCACTTGCACGCGGTGTTGCAGGTCTTCAATGCCTTTGACGCGGTCGGCCAGCTGCACGCGCAGGGCGGCCAGTGGCTCTTTGCTCAGCGGGGCACCGGCTTTGGCGGCATCGCGCTGCCAGGCCATGGCATCGGCCATGTTCAGGCGCGGCAACTCCAGCAGCGCGGTGGCCTTGCGGGCCCATTCGGCGGCGATGAGTTCG
This sequence is a window from Rhodoferax sp. WC2427. Protein-coding genes within it:
- a CDS encoding DUF349 domain-containing protein; this translates as MFGFSTPKTVPAPVSEKPAVTTKSNEPHPLDALTGGAFSAHTAGERAQRIRDWLVTNPSYEQMHEVFQELNGRDRGAAKPLREKLDELKRTKGAELIAAEWARKATALLELPRLNMADAMAWQRDAAKAGAPLSKEPLAALRVQLADRVKGIEDLQHRVQVQREAAVLLAQRIEVLSTKPWRDAQTALEVLRNDVQHWQDQATALAADTNWSSVDGKYPTMLDASRGQLLVVWEAFQSALALAVAADADAAAPLPPVNVWADEVRVARGIPLEAAKSDKPARAPKAPVDPALREAANLAVQAALTKVEQEVAEGHGKASAGAAAALRNALKEHSRLVDDKLGNAAQAALAAAGELEGWQRWRADQLREELLIKAEGLLKRPEGHALGGRKMQDTLRQMREQWKQTDQGGVPNHALWKRFDEACNEAYKVVEAWLDKVKTDAVAHKAQRLALIEEVKAWAAENVTAKDGDWKGFSRILHQFGDRWRDAGHLGEKAFAEMQPLWKEAIGQAAAPLENLQKASVERRHAMIEEAKVLGAAPVLRIDAVKALQQRWQAEAQGVPMDRKFEQKLWDAFRKPLDDAFNRKTEEREKSASALSDRDRMVLDAAKALDAANATGDAQKIRTAVAGLEAALRGQALAQAAVQAEKAEAVAESAVQAEAQAAAPVSEVSEENQAPAPAESAQEATETVAYAEPAAEAAPVEPPKPVRKPVVAMRGDDRPGMKKAEPAAAAGRGGKFGDRKDGPRGAPRPGDNKFEPIRSERGDRPSRDGGRFGDRPAFEDRGPRLGDAAFRAQRDALENAQHALKKLAAQAHGEVLTDLLTAWEKRDVEQLPTAQALGSSVNAATRTAWSQSISAAPKADEKTTAEALLRLEMAAEAPTPAEHISARRMLQLQLLTKRNDPAPAQTWAQDAAKVLASNFDAGNARRMQTVLKVLLSKR